In Runella sp. SP2, the genomic window TCAGTATTATCTCCCCCTCGTTATTTTTGGGGTTTCTGCACTATTTTTTGGCTGTTCTCAGTACAGTACAAGCGGTTTGAGTGTAGGGTATCACAACCTTACAGCCAAATACAATGCCTATGTCATCGCTCGTGATAAGATGAAAGAGGCGGACATTGCCTTGAAAAAAAATAGGAAAGAAAATTATAATCAACTTCTTCCAATTTTGTACCCGTTGGACTCGATGGAGGCAAAAAGTGTGGATGCGCTTTTGCAAGATGTCATAAAAAAAGGGTCACTGATTCCTGACCGCCACCAAAATAGCCGTTGGGTGGACAATGCCCTTGTTTTGATTGGTCGCGCGCGGTTGTACAAAGGACAGTTTACCGATGGGATTGAGACATTGCGTTATGTCAATGCCAAAGGCAAAGATGATGATGATAAACATGAAGGTTTGATTTGGCTCATGCGTGCGTACGTGGAAACCAAAGACTACAACAGCGCCCTCAGCGTAGCCGAACACCTCAGAAGCTTGCCTTTGAACGAAAATAATACCCGTGATTTTTATTTAGTAAAAGCCTATTTGCACCAACAAAAGCAGGAGATTCCGCTGGCACTTGGGATTTTGGAGGAAACGTTTCCGTTGCTTTCTAAAAACGAAGAAACCGCCCGAATTCATTACGCAGCGGCCCAAATGTACGATCTTATTGAGAAGCCTTTGGCCGCCAATATTCATTACAAGGCTGTCTCAAAAAATAGACCTTCGTACGATTTGGAGTTTTTTGCCAAAATGAACTCTCTCCAGAATGAAGCCCTGACCAACTCCTCGATTTCTACCGAAGATGGTTTCAAAAAACTCCTGAACGACCGCAAAAACAACGACTTGATTGACCGCCTGTATTACTCGATGGGGGTGATTGAAACCCGCAAAAAAAATTATAAAAAAGGGCTTGAGTTCTTTGGCAAATCGGTTCGTGAAACCACTACCAATACCACGCAAGTTCCTTTTACTTATCTGGAAATGGCGAAAGTGTATTATGATAAGCTTCAAAATTATGAGTTAGCAAAAGCATATTTTGATAGTGCGCTTGTGTTGTTGCCAGTTGCTTCACCACAGCGCCAAAAAGTAGCCGAACGAAAAGATGTTTTGGATGAGTTTGTGAAGCAAATTACCACGATTCGGACGGAGGATAGCCTACAACGATTGTCTCAGATGAATCCTGCAACGTTGGATAAATACTTAGATAAGGTAATTGAGGACGAGATTGCGGATTACAAACGAAAAGTGAAAGAGGCTGAAATGCTGGTTTCGCAAGCGCAGAGTTTGAGTGCTAATGCGTCTAATTTTGATGGAAATCCCGCCGAACGTTTTCCTTTGTATGATTTGACGTTGGTTAATACGGGAAAAGTGGAGTTTAGACAGCGTTGGGGAAATCGAACGTTGGAAGATGATTGGCGCCGAAGTGCCAAAATAGCTACCTTAATGACTCCCGCGGATAACAACATTACGGCAGTACCAACCACCCCAGGCCAAAGCCCTACCATTCAAATCGCAGGGGATGATTTGGTGAAAATGACCAAAGACTCACCCGAATGGAAAGCTAAAAAAGATGCGCTCTACCGTAATATTCCCCTGAAAAAGCAAGAGTTAGATGCCTCAAACCAGCGATTGGAAGATGCACATTATAAATTAGGAAAGATTTATAAGTTTAACCTTGAAGAACCAGACAATGCAGTCAAAACGTTTGAAACAACTTTGTCCCGTTTTCCAAACACAAATTATAAACCCGAAATTTATTACCTGCTTTTCTTAACGTCGGCCAAAAATAGCCAATCCTGGAAAGATAAGTTGCTGGCTGAATTTCCAAATTCGTCCTTTACGCGCCTTCTGACCAAAAATGGTGGCGCTGTCGCAGCTTCAGGTAATATTGAGCTGGAAGCAATGAAGGACTATGAAAAAATCTTAACCCTGTATCAATCGAATAATTTCTCAGAAGCATATGCTCAGCTCGAAATGGCGATGGTCACTTACTCGGGTAGTAAAATTGAGGATAAGTACGCTTTGCTTCGGATTTATTTACTAGGAAAGTTACAAGGAAAAGAGGCATATTTGAAGGCTCTGAACAGTTTTGTGAAAGATTATCCTTCTAGTGCCCTCCTGCCGAGGGTTCGGGAGGTACTAGAGTCGCAGCAATCGACATCAAGTAAGAAAAATGGTTGATTTTTAAAACAAAATCGTCTATCTTTGCAGGCGTTTTTGTTTTTTATATTTTTCACGTTTAAACAATCTGAGGTTACAATCATGTATTTAACATCGGAAGTAAAAAAAGACTTGTTCAAAAAATTTGGCAAGTCTGAAAGCGACACTGGTTCTTCAGAATCACAAATCGCACTTTTCACTCACCGTATCAATTATTTGACGGAGCACTTGAAGCAGCACAAGCATGACAATGCTACGCGCCTTGGCCTTTTAAAGTTGGTAGGTAAGCGCAGACGCTTGTTGAACTATCTTCTCAAGAATGACATCAGCCGTTATCGTGCTATCATCGCTGAACTGAATATCAGAAAGTAATGCGATACTTCAAACAGGGAATGTCAGGCAACTGGATTCCCTGTTTGTTATTTATCTTCACCTAAGTAAGTAAATAATATCTTTTTGCGGTTTTATAAATAATAACCTATCATGTTCGCTGAAGGATAGGTTTTCAAGCGGTTTTTTAATTCTTCTTTCATGTTTAACATCATCACAAAGACTATCAACCTGCCCGATGGTCGTATCATTACAATTGAGACAGGAAAGCTTGCTCGTCAGGCCCACGGTTCGGTCGTGGTTCGTATGGGGAATGCCATGCTCCTAGCTACAGTTGTATCTAATCCCGAGGTAAGACCTGGTACAGATTTTTTACCACTATCGGTTGATTACCAAGAAAAATTTGCTTCGGCTGGCCGTATTCCTGGAAGTTTCCAGAAACGCGAAGGCCGTTTGTCAGACCACGAAGTTTTAGTGAGTCGTTTGGTGGATCGAGCTTTGCGTCCCATGTTCCCAGACGACTTTTATGCAGATACGCAAGTCAACGTTTTCTTAATTTCAGCAGATCCAGAGGTATTGCCTGATGCCCTTGCTGCGTTGGCTGCCTCTTCAGCATTGATGATTACAGACGTACCTTTTAATGGACCAATTTCTGAGGTGCGTGTTGCCAAAATCAATGGTGAATACATCATTAACCCGCCTACGTCACAACTGAAAAATGCTACTTTAGATCTTATCGTAGCCGCTTCCGAGAAAGACATCTGTATGGTGGAAGGTGAAATGAATGAAGTCTCAGAAGAGGAAATGGTAGAAGCTCTGAAAGCTGCCCACGAAGTGATTAAAATCCAGTGTGCCGCTCAAAAAGAATTTGAAGCAGAAGCTGGGAAAACCGAAAAACGCTCTTTTGAGTACGTAGTACACGACGAAGAGCTTCGTGCACAAGTACGTGAGGCTTGTTATGATAAAATTTATGCA contains:
- the rpsO gene encoding 30S ribosomal protein S15 is translated as MYLTSEVKKDLFKKFGKSESDTGSSESQIALFTHRINYLTEHLKQHKHDNATRLGLLKLVGKRRRLLNYLLKNDISRYRAIIAELNIRK
- a CDS encoding tetratricopeptide repeat protein; the protein is MKIRNRLIPSQYYLPLVIFGVSALFFGCSQYSTSGLSVGYHNLTAKYNAYVIARDKMKEADIALKKNRKENYNQLLPILYPLDSMEAKSVDALLQDVIKKGSLIPDRHQNSRWVDNALVLIGRARLYKGQFTDGIETLRYVNAKGKDDDDKHEGLIWLMRAYVETKDYNSALSVAEHLRSLPLNENNTRDFYLVKAYLHQQKQEIPLALGILEETFPLLSKNEETARIHYAAAQMYDLIEKPLAANIHYKAVSKNRPSYDLEFFAKMNSLQNEALTNSSISTEDGFKKLLNDRKNNDLIDRLYYSMGVIETRKKNYKKGLEFFGKSVRETTTNTTQVPFTYLEMAKVYYDKLQNYELAKAYFDSALVLLPVASPQRQKVAERKDVLDEFVKQITTIRTEDSLQRLSQMNPATLDKYLDKVIEDEIADYKRKVKEAEMLVSQAQSLSANASNFDGNPAERFPLYDLTLVNTGKVEFRQRWGNRTLEDDWRRSAKIATLMTPADNNITAVPTTPGQSPTIQIAGDDLVKMTKDSPEWKAKKDALYRNIPLKKQELDASNQRLEDAHYKLGKIYKFNLEEPDNAVKTFETTLSRFPNTNYKPEIYYLLFLTSAKNSQSWKDKLLAEFPNSSFTRLLTKNGGAVAASGNIELEAMKDYEKILTLYQSNNFSEAYAQLEMAMVTYSGSKIEDKYALLRIYLLGKLQGKEAYLKALNSFVKDYPSSALLPRVREVLESQQSTSSKKNG